The following proteins are encoded in a genomic region of Rhodoferax aquaticus:
- a CDS encoding PP0621 family protein, producing the protein MRYALLIAGVLLLVWRFRTWRAGQDIDSPRVRPVKKPSTTTDMVPCRHCGTHIPVQEAIEGRLGQYCSAAHHRSLEG; encoded by the coding sequence ATGAGGTACGCCTTGCTGATAGCCGGTGTTCTGTTGCTGGTGTGGCGTTTTCGTACGTGGCGCGCTGGACAAGACATAGACAGCCCGCGTGTAAGACCAGTCAAGAAGCCATCGACAACCACAGACATGGTGCCATGCCGGCACTGCGGAACGCATATTCCTGTCCAAGAGGCAATTGAAGGGCGCTTGGGCCAGTACTGCAGCGCCGCGCACCACCGAAGCTTGGAGGGATAA
- a CDS encoding cytochrome C assembly family protein produces the protein MILASAPPTQLILSVLASAAYAWPAVRAAHMGPVSARKWVWAAWALHGAVLSWSLLGDAPRFGFAPALSMTAWLVAAVYAVEAHIFPQLQTRWALCGLGAVAVVLSALFPGHAMASSASGWLPLHLAFGVACYGLFGTAVVHAWFLTRAEHRIRLAEDPHSGLPLLTLERLTFRFVGSGFAVLSATLLVGFVFGEAVYGQAKAWRWDHKTVFSVLSWLTFAVLLLGRRAFGWRSKRAVNMLYVGSVFLLLAYVGSQFVMEVLLRRTP, from the coding sequence ATGATTTTAGCCAGTGCGCCCCCCACCCAACTGATTCTTTCAGTTTTAGCCTCAGCAGCCTACGCATGGCCCGCTGTGCGTGCCGCGCACATGGGCCCCGTTAGCGCACGCAAGTGGGTGTGGGCAGCTTGGGCATTGCATGGCGCTGTGTTGAGCTGGAGCTTGTTGGGCGACGCCCCCCGCTTTGGATTTGCGCCCGCGCTGTCGATGACCGCGTGGCTCGTCGCAGCGGTCTATGCCGTAGAGGCGCACATTTTTCCTCAGCTGCAGACCCGGTGGGCCTTGTGCGGACTAGGCGCAGTGGCCGTTGTGCTCAGCGCACTTTTTCCGGGACACGCCATGGCGAGTTCGGCATCCGGCTGGCTCCCCCTGCACTTGGCGTTTGGCGTAGCGTGCTACGGATTGTTTGGCACAGCAGTGGTTCACGCGTGGTTCCTTACGCGCGCGGAGCACCGCATTCGTTTGGCAGAAGATCCGCATAGCGGCCTTCCGTTGTTGACACTGGAAAGACTGACATTCCGCTTTGTAGGTTCAGGCTTTGCGGTCTTGAGCGCCACTTTGCTTGTGGGTTTTGTCTTTGGCGAGGCTGTCTACGGACAAGCCAAAGCATGGCGCTGGGACCACAAAACGGTGTTTTCCGTGTTGTCATGGCTGACGTTTGCCGTCTTGCTGTTAGGCCGACGCGCTTTTGGCTGGCGCAGCAAGCGCGCCGTCAACATGCTCTATGTGGGCTCGGTGTTTTTGCTGTTGGCCTACGTAGGCTCACAGTTCGTCATGGAAGTATTGCTAAGGCGCACCCCATGA
- the ffh gene encoding signal recognition particle protein, translating to MASALTDKLSRLVKELRGQARITESNVSDMLREVRMALLEADVALPVVRDFIARVKEKSLGEDVLGSLQPGQVLVSIVSKELAATMGEGVSDINLAAQPPAVILMAGLQGAGKTTTTAKLAKHLIEKRKKKVLTVSGDVYRPAAIEQLKTVTAQAGAQWFPSTPDQKPVDIGLAALDYAKKHFFDVLLVDTAGRLAIDEALMAEIKGLHAALNPVETLFVVDAMQGQDAANTARAFKDALPLTGIILTKTDGDSRGGAALSVRQITGAPIKFAGTSEKLDGLEVFDAERHAGRILGMGDILALVEQVTAGVNMEAAQKLAAKVKTGGGFDLNDFLAQIQQMKQMGGLSSLMDKMPAAVAAKAGQVDMDRAERDIKRKEGIIQSMTPLERRKPELIKATRKRRIAAGSGVQVQEVNRMLKEFEQMQDMMKKMKGGGMMKMMKRLGGMKGMPKMPF from the coding sequence ATGGCCTCCGCCCTTACCGACAAACTTTCCCGCCTCGTTAAAGAATTACGGGGTCAGGCACGTATTACGGAATCCAATGTCTCCGACATGTTGCGCGAAGTGCGCATGGCCTTGTTAGAGGCCGATGTGGCTTTGCCCGTGGTACGCGACTTTATTGCCCGCGTGAAGGAAAAGTCCTTAGGTGAAGACGTGCTGGGGTCCCTGCAGCCCGGCCAGGTGCTGGTCAGCATTGTGAGCAAAGAGCTGGCCGCGACCATGGGTGAAGGCGTGAGTGACATCAACCTCGCGGCCCAGCCACCGGCGGTGATCTTGATGGCTGGCTTGCAAGGTGCGGGTAAAACCACCACCACGGCTAAGCTGGCCAAGCACCTGATTGAAAAGCGCAAAAAGAAAGTGCTGACGGTATCGGGCGACGTCTACCGCCCCGCGGCCATTGAGCAGTTGAAAACCGTGACGGCCCAAGCCGGTGCCCAATGGTTCCCCAGCACGCCCGATCAAAAGCCGGTGGATATTGGCTTGGCCGCACTGGACTATGCCAAGAAGCACTTTTTTGACGTGTTGCTCGTGGATACCGCCGGTCGCTTGGCGATTGATGAGGCCTTGATGGCCGAAATCAAAGGTTTGCACGCCGCGCTCAACCCTGTGGAAACCCTGTTTGTGGTGGACGCCATGCAGGGCCAAGATGCGGCCAACACTGCGCGCGCTTTCAAAGATGCCTTGCCACTGACCGGCATCATTTTGACCAAAACGGACGGTGACTCACGCGGCGGTGCGGCGCTGTCGGTGCGCCAAATTACCGGCGCACCCATCAAGTTTGCCGGTACCAGCGAAAAGCTCGACGGGCTAGAGGTATTCGACGCTGAACGCCACGCAGGGCGCATTTTGGGCATGGGTGACATCTTGGCCTTGGTGGAGCAGGTGACTGCCGGGGTCAATATGGAAGCCGCGCAAAAGCTGGCAGCCAAGGTCAAAACCGGCGGCGGCTTTGACCTGAACGACTTCTTGGCCCAAATTCAGCAAATGAAGCAAATGGGCGGTCTCTCCAGCCTCATGGACAAAATGCCTGCGGCCGTGGCCGCCAAGGCGGGACAGGTCGATATGGACCGCGCGGAGCGGGATATCAAGCGCAAAGAAGGCATCATCCAAAGCATGACGCCGCTGGAGCGCCGCAAGCCTGAGCTCATCAAAGCCACCCGCAAGCGCCGCATTGCCGCTGGTTCCGGCGTGCAGGTGCAAGAAGTCAACCGCATGCTCAAGGAATTTGAGCAAATGCAAGACATGATGAAGAAGATGAAGGGCGGCGGCATGATGAAAATGATGAAGCGCTTGGGCGGCATGAAAGGCATGCCCAAGATGCCCTTTTAG
- a CDS encoding UDP-N-acetylglucosamine 1-carboxyvinyltransferase, whose amino-acid sequence MSNLIVHGGAPLAGRVIPSANKNAVLPILCATLLTRAPVRLRGVPDLTDVRKILEIFRTLGSNVSMDYATGVLDLEHRDTFFDAAVHRLPEEMRSSIMLVPGLMARFGSARIEDDVTGCTLGVREIDPHVEVFQRFGAKVHRGDVGLVLSVDGKLQANDHWTDYASVTTTENFVLCAALSQGQSTLMNAASEPHVQEFCQFMRMLGAQIEGLGTSKLSITGVSTLGGADFTFAEDFHEIVTFLALGAITGGSVEVKNSTPEQFPLIDRTFAKFGVQIVHEGGWSRSVTNGPLKVKEPFTRNILQKVEAAPWPYLPVDLLPIFVALGVKAEGSAMFWNKVYDGAMGWTSELSKFGAHAFLSDPHRIITFGGKPLTPAEVESPYIIRVAIALLMVASSIPGRSMIHHAAPIRRAHPRFVENICSLGARIEWT is encoded by the coding sequence ATGTCCAATTTGATCGTTCACGGTGGCGCACCTTTAGCAGGGCGCGTCATTCCTTCAGCCAACAAAAATGCGGTGCTGCCTATTCTGTGCGCCACCTTGCTCACGCGCGCGCCGGTGCGCTTACGCGGGGTGCCGGACCTGACCGACGTGCGCAAGATTTTGGAAATTTTCCGCACCTTGGGAAGCAATGTGTCCATGGACTACGCCACAGGTGTTTTGGATTTGGAGCACCGAGACACCTTCTTCGACGCCGCCGTGCACCGCTTGCCTGAAGAAATGCGCAGCTCCATCATGCTGGTGCCTGGACTCATGGCCCGGTTTGGTTCTGCACGGATTGAAGATGACGTCACCGGCTGCACTTTGGGCGTGCGGGAAATTGACCCCCATGTGGAGGTCTTCCAGCGGTTTGGCGCCAAAGTGCATCGTGGAGATGTCGGTTTGGTGTTGTCGGTCGATGGCAAGCTGCAAGCCAACGACCATTGGACGGATTACGCCTCCGTCACCACCACCGAGAACTTTGTGCTGTGCGCCGCGCTGTCGCAAGGCCAGTCCACCCTAATGAACGCGGCGTCTGAGCCGCACGTGCAAGAGTTTTGCCAGTTCATGCGCATGCTAGGCGCGCAGATCGAGGGCTTGGGCACCTCCAAGCTCAGCATCACCGGGGTATCCACCTTGGGCGGGGCTGACTTTACGTTTGCGGAAGACTTTCACGAAATCGTGACCTTCTTGGCTTTGGGCGCTATCACGGGTGGCTCGGTAGAGGTAAAGAACTCTACGCCCGAGCAGTTTCCCTTGATCGACCGCACCTTTGCCAAGTTTGGCGTGCAAATTGTGCATGAAGGTGGGTGGTCGCGCTCGGTGACAAACGGCCCTTTGAAAGTCAAAGAGCCGTTTACCCGCAACATCTTGCAAAAGGTGGAGGCCGCGCCTTGGCCTTACTTGCCGGTGGATTTGCTGCCGATTTTTGTGGCCTTGGGAGTGAAGGCCGAAGGCAGTGCCATGTTCTGGAACAAGGTGTATGACGGCGCCATGGGCTGGACCTCGGAGTTGTCCAAGTTCGGCGCGCACGCATTCTTGTCTGACCCGCACCGCATCATCACCTTCGGCGGCAAGCCTTTGACGCCCGCTGAGGTAGAGAGCCCTTACATCATCCGCGTGGCGATTGCCTTGCTGATGGTGGCTTCCAGTATCCCTGGTCGCTCCATGATCCACCACGCGGCACCCATTCGCCGGGCGCATCCACGTTTTGTGGAAAACATTTGCAGCTTGGGCGCACGCATCGAGTGGACCTGA